The Triticum urartu cultivar G1812 chromosome 5, Tu2.1, whole genome shotgun sequence genome contains the following window.
TCCTCTTCGGCTATGACGCATTTGCAACGCCAATTATCAGCTACTTTTCCTGTCAAAGATCTTGGTTCTCTCCATTATTTCCTTGGCATTGAGGTGCTTCCCAATTCCGGGGGAATTATTCTTACACAACAGAAGTATGCTCTTGATTTGTTGCAACGTACAGATATGGCGAATTGCAAAGCAGTCTCAACGCCATGTGCACTCATGAGAAGCTCACACGGGATTCAGGTCATGGACTTAGTGAAGATGGAGCTTTCAGATATCGTAGTACAATTGGAGCTCTTCAATATCTGACCTTGACACGGCCTGATCTGTCTTTTGCCGTAAACAAGGTTTGTCAGTACTTGTCAAGACCAACTGATGCTCACTGGGAGGCCGTGAAACGGATCTTGCGGTACGTGCGAGGATCACTGTCCACTGGTTTAACCCTTCGGCGATCACCTTCCACTCTTCTGAGTGTCTTTACTGATGCCGATTGGGCGGGCTGCAGCGATGACAGGAGGTCTACGAGTGGGTTTGCGGTTTTCTTTGGACCCAACCTTGTATCATGGAGTGCACGGAAGCAGCCAACAGTGTCCCGTTCATCCACTGAAGCTGAGTACAAGGCGTTGGCGAATGGGACTGCCGAAGCTACTTGGCTACTGTCATTGCTAAGAGAGCTGCGAGTTCCTCAGCCCCGAGCTCCTGTGCTGTGGTGTGACAATCTCGGTGCTACGTATTTGACGGCCAATCCAGTATTTCATGCTCGCACTAAGCACATTGAAGTTGATTTTCACTTTGTAAGAGAGAAGGTCGCCATGGGAGCACTTGATGTTCGGTTCGTCTCAACAGCAGACCAAGTGGCGGACGCTTTCACCAAACCTCTCACGAAGATCATGCTCAATCGATTACGAACCAATCTGAACCTTCATATAGGTTAAGATTGCGGGGGAATGTTAACGCAATCGTATTGAGTTAGCCAGGATACTAGTCAGTTAGTATAGCTAGTCTGTTAGTATCTCCTATAGCTTATCTAGCACGAGATAGAGTTGTTCCTATCCGGCCAATGTTTGTTGTAACAAACTCTGCACCATGTATATCTCCTGACTATAAATACAAGACCAGCCTGAGGCAATTACTTACGGCAAATCAAAAATCATTTCTTCCAACTCCGCAAATTTGAAAGTTGGAACACCTTGGCTGATAGAGAAAAAGATGAGCTCAAATGTTGTTCCTTTGTTATCAAACTCATTCGATGCCAGCCAGGTAGAATTGTGACCTAATGATGCTATAGCACCTGCAAATGGGGGTGCAGGAGTTCATAATTTGTGGGACTACACCTCGGGATAGGAGATTTTGCTTTGTGTATTCTAGAAAGTGATTTTGCCGGAGAAGGAATGGTTATGTCAACATTTCAAAAGATGATTCAAATCCTAAAAGCGGAGCTACTTCTGTGGTGGTTCTTGCTTTAGCTACTGGCGGGGAAGATGATTCTAAAACTGGTGCTCCATTGAAATATGTCATGTTTGTGTCTCCCACTTAAATATATTTACAAGTTAATTTCGGAATCCTGCGGTGTTTGGGTTCCGAGTACTTTGGTTCACCTGAGCATGGTTCGTTGATCACCTTATGACATGCAGTACGTCTGAACATAAAATGATGTCCAAACTAGCAATCAATCAAACAGTTGAAAAATGAATACATGAGTCTTCCTTTTATCATGTGTGAATTTCAACACAAAGTATAGACAAAACTCTGTATCATCTTATCGCTGGTACAAATCCAGTGGGCGGTCGAACAAGGACACTGTGAATTACCAAAGAATCAAATATATATCATGCAATATCACTATGTACCCCATTTATCTATAATGCACCGACTCCTTTCATTCAATAAAGTTTTTCTTGCTGGAATATTTCAGCATCCGTACGAACATAATTTTTTGACATAAACCATAACATAAAAAAAAGTTAACACACAAAAACTgaataataaataaaataattaaaatataCAATTTGATATCAAGGGCTAGGATATACATTGGACCAAAAGATTTGCTTGGATTTTATAAAGTGTTGTCTAAATTTAAGAAGTATCCATTTTGATTAACAGTGTTGACAATGCTAAGTATTAGTTTATTATTTGGTATATTTTCTTTTCGTTCTTGATAGCAATCAACATGACACTATTTGAATTACTATTTTAACAAATGTAACTTTCATATGAAATCTTACATGAAACATGCCAGGAACATCATTATGTAACATCAAAAAATAATAGAATATATGGGAGGGCAAAGAGGGAAAATATGCTTGAATGAGAAATTTTGCTTCTGTTTCAACTCACTTTTCTGTTTATTGATAGAGCAAATGTGGTCAATTCTAAACTAAATGCATATCATATTGATGCCTCTTTTATTTGTTCATAATCATTGTTGGATACACTGCTTCTAAGCACCCATAGGTCGCTTGAAACAATTTGTAAAGGTTCTCTATCATTTTATCACATGTGCCCAATCCCACGGGGGGATTCACAAGAAGGATATAAGCTACAAATAGTTGTAATGTGTCCAGTGTTGCTAGGAAAAATTGCCAATGTGTAATTTCCATCTTGCAAGATGTAGCACTCATGCTGATAATAAATATATCCTTTGTAAATTGTTCATGTGCATGTCTTGTTTTTTTTGTGACTACAAACATATGCTCATGTGAATGAGCATATGTTTGTAGTCACAAAAAAGCAAGGCATGCACATAACGTATCGACGGGGCGCGGCGTGCCGCTGCGCGGGTATTGCTAGTGAATAACCATTTGCTACCAATGGGAGAATTGCTTCTTATTTCCAATTTAGATAATTGGATTTGCACCAAAGGAAACCATAAATTCCATATACCATAGAAATCTAGGAGGATGTTTCTTTTTCCGAAAATGCGGCTATGCTAgaattgttttttttttttgaaacggaggcaaaagttttgcctcatcgattaattaagaagaagaaaagaTATAGCACTTTTTATTGTCGTACATATAGGCTGACGAATGCTATCTTTTGGAAGAAGAATTTTGCAACAAGCCGGTCACTTTGCTCTTCTATTTGGGTTACATCTAACCAACATCAATACTCCATCAGcgacaaaaagaagaagaagaagaagaagaagaagaagaagaagaagaagcggaaaACAACAAGATTTGATCAACCTCTGCTTAGCTTATTTACAGCAAAAAATATGCTAAGCGAACGAGTCATGTCATGTCTTGGAGAAGATGTGTCTGGTCTTGTCTCGTGTGTGGGGTGGTGAGCACTCGCCCCAGCCCTCCGCGGCCGTCCGCTTCTTAGCGCGGCCGCGCACCATGCACGACTCCACCGCCAGGAGGAGCCTCGCCGGCACGCGCGCGCAGGCCTCCAGGCGCCGGAGCGCGTCGCCGGGCTCCTGGACGCCGCCGTGAGCTGCCACCTCCCACCACAGCACGGCCGCCATCGCGACGCGCAGCGGCACGCGTGGCGGCCCCGCGGCGACCTGGGCCCGGAGCGTGCGGCCGGCCGCCGTGGCATGTCGtcgcgccgccaccgcctcgaGGCCCATTCGCCTGGCCCAGCCCTCGAGCACCGCGTTGCCCCGCGCGCGGCTCCTCTGGCCCTTGGTCGCGGACTCGGCCGTGGACGTCCGGGACAGCGCGTCCTCGGGGCCGGGAGGTGAGGAGACGCGCGTGCGGCGGTGGCGGAACGCGAGGAAGTTGGCGCCGTGCACCTCGGCGTCGCACGCCGCGTCGGCCTCGCAGCGCACGTCCGCTCCCGCGCCGCACAGCTCGCAGCGCGCCCTCGCGGTAGTACACATCCACGCGCCCTCGGCCGGCGGCGAGCGAGCGAGGCGGCAGCGTGCCGTGCTTCCCCTCGTCGCAGCGCGTATTTAAAGGCGACGGAGGAAGCCCATGGCCCGTGGGGTCGGCTTTGTACTCCGTGGATGCAATGCAAACGGCCGGAGGCGAGAGCGACGTTGGGCGGTGTGGCGAGGGCCACTCGCGCGCGCGACTCCCACGTACCCGTCCATGACCGATGACTCCGACCACCAACCACGGCCATGCATGTGCGGCGCGGCTGCGGTGGAACGTCGTGAGCCGCGAGTTGGAGGGGGGCTCCATCGGTGGGATGCGCCGACGCGAGGACGGATGGGATGGCTAGACTAGAGTGATCCTTTGGCCACGAAACCGCTTCCCTCTCGGACTAGGACGTACTCCTACTACACAAGCCGGTCGCTATCTGAGTGAGCTCCATCCTCTCCAACCAGCCACGTGGTTGCTTTAGTTAACGGGCCATATCAAGTTTGAGTTTCCTAGACTTGTTGTAACGGGAAGTAttatatattagtatcatgtctATGAAAATATGCTATGTCATTGGCATACTTTTGGAAAAAATATAATATCATGcgtatgatactagtgtatgatactacattCATACTGCATGCTATCATATGTTGATAGTATTATATCGGACTATATTTACTACCTCATGACACAAGGTAGCATATCATTTAATATGATAAGGTATTGTGATATAATACTCAAACATCTCTTTCTTCTTTAATTCTATGCCACCTCATCAGTATTGCTTAGTTGGCAGGCATGATActaactactccctcctttccggtttataaggctcaattcaaaaatctcaccagccaaggtagatgatgagtggtggaatattttttgtagtttgcaaaagcacctaattaatgtTCTTGTTTTCCttaaaaaattatgtttacgaatgcattaattgcaatgcatgcatgcataaagtgcatgcattggtcagttttctcttacttgcatgcaatgatttaatgcaccttgaagtctgaacatgtgatggggaacaaccaaattgagccttataaaatggaaaaactaaaattttgagtaaaccctataaaccggaaaggagggagtatgatacTCACATTACGACTATCCTTATCTTAACAAAAATATCTTAAAAAGTAGGGGAGCGTCTGTATAACATGGCGTTGAAGGAGTCGGAGAAGATGGCTCCGAAGAAGTCTCAGGCGGCGCACAGTGTCACACGTCTCACGACGGAGCAGAGTCGCGCCGCCCGATGCCATGTTAGTTATGTTCTTGTGGATTAGATTAACAGTTTTGCTATGACTGAGACTTTGTTATATCTCAATCGATGCttatctttttttattttgcatGGAGATTCGTAAAAAAAttatttttagttttttcttttcttcttacATACTATATCACTTGGCTGCGACTTAATTAAGTTTTAGTCAGCTGAGACCTAGCCACACCTTTGGATTAATAAAAAAAGTGTTAATATTTTCAGCATTAATTCGCTTCTCTTCTGTCTCTTAGATCACAAGGTCTCACATTAACCACGGGCAATTAATACATCATTAGGAGGTTAGAATAACTAAAATACTTGCAAACAACCATCTTGCAAGGATAGTCATGTCCGAAGCACAAAATGTGAAAGTATCATACATGttaactaggcaattttgatgatgtgtcatagaactaaataaaaaaagagaggattaagtatcatatcatgataccgtatcataataaatagTACTACTGTACTACTATGTGTCTTGCATCGGCATAAATAATTCAGGGTTATCTATAAGATAGTACCTCCGTCCTGGCTTATTCGCCCCATTCGTATTTTGTGTAAAATTTTGATCATAGATCTAACTAACAAAATATTAGTGTATGTCACTAATTATATCGTTAGATTCGTATCCCAACATAGTTTCCAATGACATTATTTTTTACGATATGaattaacattttgttagttaaaatCTAAGGTCAAACTTTGGAACAAAATACAAAGAGGACTGATAAACCAGGATGGGGGTAGTACTAATGTTTGATACTCCACTTACTTATACAAGGCTATGGAATATATATTTTGCATATATACAAGGCCATCAACAGTAATCGAGGTAAAATTAATGATATTTTCTCGTACTTGCATGCATGTAGTCATAATGACAGTCGCTACTTCCTCCACTCGGTTTCCTTGCATGCATGCCGCGTGTTAATGATCTCAGTAAACGAAAAGAAAAGCCGACTTACAAGGCAGGCATTAAATTTTACATTGATATCCGTAACTGAGTTTGTGACATTGTATATAAAAATAAAGGGAGTACTATGCATTACGGAGGTACTAATATCATACACTAGCATCAGATGCATAGTACTAACTTATGATGCTACCCATTACGACCAGCCTAAATTAACTACCGTCATTGTTGCCCGCTAATGTCGTACGCGAGGAAGCATCACCATGTTAAACGGGTCACGCCAGTAGTTCATGGAAACATTTGCACCCTAGATTTAGGCTTAGTATAAAATGATACTACAGTATAATTTTGTTAGAAGTTCTCTTAGCGTCCATGGGCGGCAAATATTACGTTGACTGCAGAGCTTGCACCGTTCTGTTGGGCGTTTTTGTGGATGACCAAACTTGCCTTTTTTTTCATAGCAATGCATCAATTTTCTCTTGTTGCAACGCACTGACATAGCAGTACACCAGTAGTAGAAGATATACTAAACAAATAATCAAAGCTCCTCTGACGCGTAGTCGATCGAGTCCTCCTCAGCGTCCACTGCGGCCATCCTTACTTGGCGCGCGCCCGATTGCCACCGCCACCACCACAATGAAACTTGCAGGCATGTGTGCCCAGGCTGCCAGGCGTTGGAGTGCATGGCCGGGCTCGTGGACGCTGCCGTGAGCCGCCACCTCCCTCCACAACGCGGCTGCCATTGGGACACGCAGTGGCAATCGCGGCGCGTCAGCGAACTTGACCTAGAGCGTGCGGAAGGCTGCGGCGGCACGCAGGCGCGTGGCCCCTGCGTCCAGGCCTACCCGCCTGGCCAAAAGCTGGAGCACGGTCCTGCAGCAGTCGCAGACGTCGTTGGGTGGCGGGACACGCGTGCGGCCGGTTGTGGCCACACGTAGGCACGTAGCCCAGGGGTCGAGACCCATTGCCCTGGTCGTAACCTCCGCGCGGACATCGTTGAGCGGCGGGAGACGCATGCGGCCGACTGCGGCGGCATGTAGGCACGCAGCCCAGGGGTTGAGGCCCATCGCCCTGGTCGTAACCTCCACGCGGACGTGGTTGGGCAGCGGGATATGCGTGCGGCTGGCTGTGGCGGCATGTAACAGCGCGCTACCCAAGGGTCCAAGTCCATCGCCCTGGTCGTAACCTCCGCGTGGACGTACCCGGGCATGGGCGGGACACGCGTGAGGCGGTGGCGGGACGCGAGGGAGCTGTTGTAGTGCGCCTCGGCATGGCACGGCGTGCAGAAGAACGCCGCGTCGGCATGGCAGTACACGTCTGCCCTCGCGCCGCGCAACGTGCAtgtcacgcccaatatgcgaCTTTATTCTAAAGaaactcgaaggtcccaccaaggatagaagcGCATATTGGAGACACTTTTGCAAGGTGGACATCATTACATCGTACCATTACATAATAGTTGGGGGTACATATAAAGGCAACAAATGCCACATGAATACATCGAACATCATACATCAGAACAACATCCGACTATGGATGAAACACAAACAGAAACTCAAACGACATTCATCCTGCTTTGAACCTATCCCAAgatcgacgaagaagaagaactacTTCAACACAAGCAAACATCGCTCACACGTCAGATCATCGCATAACTTGTACCTACAACTGCTGTTGTAGTAATccgtgagccacgaggactcggcaatcccattaccatggataacaaaactagcagagcttaatgggtatggaaaggataagtggtgaggttgcagcaagcgactaagcattgtatggtggctatcTTACGAGTACAaaagtaagatgagaaactacacaaacggtcgcaaactagtaatgatcaataagtgatcctgaactacttacgttcaaacataaccccaccgtgttctcgactcactcgaaaagagaccgtcacggttacgcacgcggttaGTGTATTTTATttgagtttacttcaagttcactacaaccggatattaacaaattcccatctatcacataaccgcaggcacggctctcaaaactttaaaccctgtaggggtgtcccaacttagccaatgacaagctcatgatccgcggagacaatcctccatcgcgggacccttcgatcagactcggaatcacGGTGCACAAGATATTTctacaatggtaaaacaagtccagcaagacctcccggcgtgccgacaccctgatagtagccgcgtGTATCTCGTCTCAGACCACGTCCGGATGAACACTACGAACGGCAACCAAATACCCCGGGTGAAGGGGGCggcaccgcaagtggctctgtttgggaccaacaccatcagcactgGCCCCCCAGTATTAGGTTGAATAACGAACCTCAGGTAGCGCTAACTCCCTATGCGTCAAATTTATTATCATGTTTAATTATTATGTTGGGCAAATGGTAAAAACCAAAATTGGGCCTTGCTGGAatagttttattcaaagcgaactgtcaagaggggcccataaaccatCATCGTGTTATggacacaaaatcaaggaacataacaccggtatgacggaaactaaggcggcaagagtggaacaaaacaccaggcaaaaggtcaagccttccaccctttaccaagtatatagatgcattaattaaataagagatattgtgatatcccatgatatccatgtcccaacatggaacaacctgcaactgcacctacaactagcaatgctataagaggggctgagcaaaacggtaacatagccaaacaacggtttgctaggaagggtgaaaaggttagaggctgtcatggcaatttgggaggcttgataaacaagtggtaggtagcgtgacatagcgatagcatcgagacaactagcatagcaaagatagtagtgagatccaaggtgacggtcatcttgccagaaatcccgctaggaagaagaacgagtccatgaagaagacgatcccacgtagtcgaacgaatcctcacaatcgcaacgaaaCAGGAACTATCGTGAAGGAGCacaaccagaaagaagcaaacaacatggtaaacacacaacacataaacatgacatgatgctcaaccaagtatgatgcatgacaagtCTAAATGATGCTACTCATGGAaagagatgatgcatacaagaGCAACACATCAaaacaagtttaaatgaggccggaaacaacataTAACAACTCCGGTAAGTCCTCATATGCAAATTTAGAAAATGGTACTGATCTGAACAAAACATTATGTTAAAGTTGTTAAACAACAAGTTAAAGTGCACCAAGATGATCTACACGtctttctagtcaagttacatataagGTTCAATTAATTCAGAGTTACGGCCTAGAAGATATAagcaaaacaagttaaacatgaCATTGATGCAAACGCAAGCAAAACACAATCACAAACATGTCAAAACATGGATGCAACATGGCATGATGAAAGTACATGCAAAACCAAGCAAGTTTCATGTGGAGCATGCTCCAAACGGAGCCacggttcaacacatacactCAATACAAGTTTAAAGGACAAGTTTTCCAAAACAGCAACTAGGCATCTTACAAGCACCATAACGACATGCTACAAGAACAAGCTATGCACAAACATGACATGCACTTAAAGTACAGATTACATGCTTCAAATAACATCAAGGTTCATGTTCATAGACATCAGGATTAATCCAATATGATCAATGCAAGAAACAACTTAATATCACAGAttaggacttagtgaaaaacatGGCATACAAGTGAGCAGGAATAACAGGTTGACATGTTGGAGGCATGAAACAAGGATGCTACAGTGCAAGATCATAGCAACCAGGAGCATGGGATTAAAGTAAAGGTTAAACATGGCAAAACATGATTACTAACCATCTCCATATAACCTTTAGATCAATAGAAATCATCAAGAAAAGATTGCAAGTTATAACAAATTCCCAGACTAGTGAAAATTACAGAACATGGCAGAAAGCAGCGATAAGTAGACATGTTTGCAATCTCGTGCAACTTATCTCAAAGCATATCATGGCATGTGAATATAACCAACAGCAAGAAGACATATTTTTCCAACTACTCATGGCAAGAACATGGTCATAGTATGCATAGATCACTAGCTATTCACATGGCGAGAATGAACTTACTATTAACAGACTGACAACAACACTATTTAGCAATTTGAGAGCATGATAATGACAAGCCACAACAggccataattgcaaacaagggcATGGTTGGGTAGCGCATAACAAGATCTACACAATATCCTTACTGAGCCTCTTCAAAAGATGCATAGATTCAGTTGTAGCATCAAGTCAACATGGCAACATAATGTAGCAGgctcagacttggcagaaaacttcaagtcactgaaatcagcaacaacaaatagcctactttgcatgcttgtgctagtcaccatagggcatataaaaatacatggattgtaccactgtaaagatggtatgaATATACTTCTAAAACATGTTGACATGATGCTCAAAAGATAGACacacaaaatgctatgaaaaaGATAAATCAACAAGTTATAACAATTTTCAGTAGGTTATATCATTCAGCACTCTTACAACAATGATTAAGGCATCAAGATTAGTAGTAACATGCATACAAATGACACTAGCATGTAGAGCAATCagagatgaacattttgacatatcatgCACGCAAAACGAAGCAACGGGCACGGAGTTATGAGCCTCACAATATGCACACATGAGCTGAAAAATTAGGGATTTGGGAAAAAACGACCTCAACAGGTTAGGGTTCGAGCTGAGGTGGTCAACGGCGGGATCGGCGAGCCTCTCCGGCGACCTGCGGGGCGAAGGCGACGTCGGAGCTCGGAGGAGGCCGGGCGGGCGGCTGCCCGGCCGGAGGTCGTCGGCAGGCGGCGGACGGGGCGGATCCAGCCGGATCCGGGGCCGGAGTGGCCGGATCGGGCGGCGAGCATGGCGGCACGGGGAGACGGCGGTGGCGCGCCGCGGCGGAGTTGAggggcggcgtggggaggcggcgAAGGCGGCGACCGGCGAGGCGACGCACAACGATGGGGTTCGGCGCGGGGCGAGCGGGGCGCTCGGGCAGCGGCGCGCGGCTCCGGGATCGCACGGGCCCGCgatgggcctggcgggccgcgaCGGCGTGCGGTACAGCCGGCGGTGGAGGTGACACGTGGCGTGCCCCGGTTGGCGTGGGCgggcggtggacatgtccggcagCGGCGCGGACGCGTCCGTTGGCGTGGAGGAGGAAGAGGCTAGGGTTTGCTGAGATTTCAGGGGAGTTGGTGTTTATATAGATTCTGGGAGCTAGGAGAGGGCTATTggggtgcggttttcgcccacacgatcgtgatccaacgacggagatcatggagggggtttagatgagTTAGTAGGCTGTTgtgaagggtgttgggctgcaaagaGAAGTGGTCTGGCGGTTAAcgcggttaaccgttggggcgtcaaacgaccTTCAAATGGAACAAATTTTGATAGACGGTCTATTGATGAtataccaaggccactcgacaaatctcggcccattctaagaatgtttttctcccgctcaTGAAACAAGATCCGGGAGGTGCGACGGGCGCATGTGAGAGTGTCGGATTCCGAAACGGATAACGAAGAAAGTGATCGGATGAAAGTTTTAAAAACATAaaaatgcaatgcatatgatgacatggcaagatgcaacacgtaAGCAAATAACATAGCAACAACGACGAATCACTAGAAGACACCTGACACATCATACTCGGAGCGACACACTCCAGCGCGGCCGCCTCGCGCAAGTGCACAGCATCTCCGAGGACGTGCGACCGCTGCACATTCTTTCTTCCTGCACCTATAGGCAGGCAGGAGAGGAGAGACGGGGGTGGAGGACGAGGAGGCAGCTAGCTAGCGTGGTGCAGGTGCTTGGCTTGTTTCCCGTCGCCCTGGGCGGTGCAGATTTGATCCCCGGTGGACGTGCGTACATACGTTGGTGCAAACGGAGGCGACGCGTCGAGGAAGGAGGACTGGGCGATTCCCATGCCAAGCAACATCGACAACGTTAACGGCCGGAAAAAATCCTACGCGCTACGCGGCCTGGTCGTACTCAACTGAAAAATATTCTTGTATAAGATTATTTTTTCCTTAACGGCCATGGTATGGAGCTGCCAGCTGGAGATGCCTACGGCCCGAGACTAGACTTCCAAACTACTCCTACTATACCTGACTGGCGTCTGGCGCCCACTATCTGAATTTTGGTCAGCCAGATATTCTTATTTGGAGGAAGCTAGATATTCTTGTCCGACACTAGATATTCTAATGCGTTAGAGCTAGCAGAACGAGTGCAGCATTTTCGCACCTTGCCGCGCTTCATTGGGAAAAAAAATTAAATCCAAAAAATGGATTTCTTTCTACGAGTACATAATGAATGGTCTCTATGTACAGACCGTAAAATTTCATTAACTAACATGATGTTTTTCTAGAAACCACATCTGGCGTCTGGCACCTACTATCTGAATTTTGGTCTAGCTAACCCTCGTTGTTTTGCCCGCTAGATATTCTAGTCCGACACTAGATATTCTAGTCCTTGCGAGTTAGCAAAATGAGTGCAGCATTTTCGCAACTTGTCGGGCTCCGTtgaaaaaaatccaaaaaaatggAATTTTTTCTACGAGTACATATATAATTGATGGTCTATGtgtacaacaacaacaacaacaacaacaacaacaagaagaagaagaagaagaaaaagaaggtcTCTATGTACCTATAAGATTTTTTAATGATGTTTTTCTAGAACATCGTCTGGCGCCCACTATCTGAAGTTTGGTCCAGCGGTACCGAACGTGGTTTTGCCCGCTAGATATTCTAGCCCGACACTGGATAACCTAGTCTGTTAGAGCTAGCAGAACGAGTGCAGCATTTTCACACCATTCCGGGCTCCATTGGGATTTTTTATCCAAAAAAGTGGATTTTTTTTCTACGGGTACATAATGGATGTTCTCTATGTACCCTAAAAATTT
Protein-coding sequences here:
- the LOC125556523 gene encoding B-box zinc finger protein 32-like, with protein sequence MCTTARARCELCGAGADVRCEADAACDAEVHGANFLAFRHRRTRVSSPPGPEDALSRTSTAESATKGQRSRARGNAVLEGWARRMGLEAVAARRHATAAGRTLRAQVAAGPPRVPLRVAMAAVLWWEVAAHGGVQEPGDALRRLEACARVPARLLLAVESCMVRGRAKKRTAAEGWGECSPPHTRDKTRHIFSKT